A genomic stretch from Clostridiisalibacter paucivorans DSM 22131 includes:
- the recA gene encoding recombinase RecA, whose amino-acid sequence MEKKKALEMALNQIEKQFGKGSVMKLGADSKLNIESISTGALDLDIALGIGGVPRGRIVEIYGPESSGKTTVALHMIAEAQKNGGDAAFIDAEHALDPGYAKKLGVDIENLIISQPDTGEQALEIAEALVRSGALDVIVVDSVAALVPKAEIEGEMGDSHVGLQARLMSQALRKLAGAIKKSNTTSIFINQLREKVGVMFGNPETTPGGRALKFYSSVRLDVRRIESLKQGDDIIGNRTRVKVVKNKVAPPFKKAEFDIMYGVGISKEGNILDVGVKADIVTKAGSWYSYGDIKLGQGRENSKDYLVKNPEVANEIETKVREKYGLIEEKDENKKDESKAKIKD is encoded by the coding sequence ATGGAAAAGAAAAAAGCTTTAGAAATGGCCTTGAATCAAATTGAAAAACAATTTGGTAAGGGCTCTGTAATGAAATTAGGTGCAGATTCTAAATTAAATATAGAATCAATCTCAACTGGAGCCTTAGATCTTGATATTGCTCTAGGAATTGGAGGAGTTCCACGAGGAAGGATAGTAGAGATATATGGGCCCGAGTCATCAGGTAAGACAACAGTTGCACTTCATATGATAGCAGAGGCCCAAAAGAACGGTGGGGATGCTGCATTTATTGATGCAGAGCATGCACTGGATCCAGGATATGCAAAAAAATTAGGAGTAGATATAGAAAATTTGATTATTTCACAGCCAGATACTGGAGAACAAGCTTTAGAGATAGCAGAGGCTTTGGTTAGAAGTGGAGCGCTTGATGTTATTGTTGTAGACTCTGTAGCTGCTTTAGTTCCTAAGGCAGAAATTGAAGGAGAAATGGGAGATAGTCATGTAGGGTTACAAGCAAGGCTTATGTCTCAAGCCCTAAGAAAATTAGCTGGGGCTATTAAGAAGTCTAATACTACATCTATTTTCATAAATCAGTTGAGAGAAAAAGTAGGAGTTATGTTTGGAAATCCTGAAACAACTCCTGGAGGAAGAGCTTTAAAGTTTTACTCATCTGTTAGATTAGATGTACGAAGAATTGAAAGCCTAAAACAAGGTGATGATATAATAGGTAATAGGACTAGAGTAAAAGTAGTTAAGAACAAAGTTGCCCCACCATTTAAGAAAGCAGAGTTTGATATAATGTATGGTGTAGGTATTTCTAAAGAGGGTAATATATTGGATGTAGGTGTAAAGGCAGATATAGTAACTAAGGCAGGCTCTTGGTATAGCTATGGAGATATAAAGCTAGGACAAGGACGAGAAAATTCTAAAGATTATTTAGTTAAAAATCCTGAAGTAGCAAATGAAATAGAAACAAAGGTAAGAGAAAAATATGGTTTAATT
- a CDS encoding competence/damage-inducible protein A, whose translation MNGEIINVGTEILLGNILNTHSKYLSERLADIGIGIYYHTTVGDNGERLKDILKSAIERSDFIIITGGLGPTSDDITKEIVSEVMNKKLILDEDSLHKIETFFKSNNINMTKNNIKQAYIPEGSKILENDFGTAPGILLEEYDKIIALLPGPPRELKHMFEEKLFPILNKKSNYIIKSKVLKTISLGESKVATILKDIIDNQSNPTVATYAKEGQVEIRVTAKASSDEEVNSLIENTEKEINDLIEGHIYGYDNESLEEKTFQLLIEKKLKIAFCESCTGGLISSRFTAIPGVSKVFDRGIVTYSNEAKMDELSVKSSTLKNYGAVSKETALEMSQGLLKKSNVDIALSVTGIAGPDGGSDEKPVGLVYIGISTKRKSFFIEKKLFGNRTSIQNKTANLAYYELIKYLKKL comes from the coding sequence ATGAATGGAGAAATAATAAATGTAGGCACAGAGATATTATTGGGCAATATATTAAATACACATTCTAAATATTTATCTGAAAGATTAGCTGATATTGGAATAGGCATTTATTATCATACCACAGTTGGAGATAATGGAGAAAGATTAAAAGATATTTTAAAAAGTGCAATAGAGAGGTCTGATTTTATAATAATAACAGGAGGATTAGGACCTACTTCAGATGATATAACTAAAGAAATTGTATCTGAAGTTATGAATAAGAAACTTATATTAGATGAAGATTCTTTACATAAGATTGAGACTTTTTTCAAAAGCAATAATATTAATATGACTAAAAACAATATTAAACAGGCATATATTCCTGAAGGAAGTAAAATATTAGAGAATGATTTTGGAACAGCACCAGGTATACTTTTAGAAGAATATGACAAAATTATAGCATTGCTTCCAGGACCACCTAGGGAACTTAAACATATGTTTGAAGAAAAGCTATTTCCTATTTTAAATAAAAAGTCTAATTATATAATTAAGTCTAAAGTATTAAAAACTATAAGTCTGGGTGAGTCTAAAGTAGCAACTATATTAAAAGATATAATAGATAATCAATCGAATCCTACTGTTGCAACATACGCAAAGGAAGGTCAAGTGGAAATAAGAGTAACTGCAAAGGCTTCTAGTGATGAAGAAGTCAATAGCTTAATAGAAAATACAGAAAAAGAAATTAATGATTTAATAGAAGGCCATATATATGGTTATGACAATGAATCTTTAGAAGAAAAAACTTTTCAGTTATTAATTGAAAAAAAATTAAAGATAGCGTTTTGTGAGTCATGTACTGGTGGACTTATTTCTAGTAGATTTACAGCAATACCTGGAGTATCTAAGGTTTTCGACAGAGGTATTGTAACATATAGTAATGAAGCTAAGATGGATGAATTATCAGTGAAATCTTCTACTCTAAAAAACTATGGTGCAGTTAGTAAAGAAACTGCATTAGAAATGTCTCAAGGATTATTAAAAAAATCTAATGTAGATATCGCTTTATCTGTAACGGGGATAGCAGGCCCTGATGGAGGTAGTGATGAAAAGCCAGTAGGTTTAGTTTATATAGGGATATCTACTAAAAGAAAATCTTTCTTTATTGAGAAGAAATTATTTGGGAATAGGACTTCTATACAAAATAAGACAGCTAATTTAGCCTATTATGAATTAATAAAATATCTGAAAAAACTATAG
- the pgsA gene encoding CDP-diacylglycerol--glycerol-3-phosphate 3-phosphatidyltransferase has product MNLANKLTIIRIFLVPVFMFFLFLKIPYGEYIAAGIFIIAALTDSLDGYIARSRNQITKFGKFMDPLADKLLVSAALVSLIEMDKLSSWIVFVIIAREFAITGLRVLAASEGITIAASWWGKIKTITQIVAIVALLLNNFPFSLLNFPFDQIAVLLAVIFTILSGMDYLYKNRKVFHSSSK; this is encoded by the coding sequence ATGAATCTAGCGAATAAGTTAACTATAATTAGAATATTTTTAGTTCCTGTTTTTATGTTTTTTTTATTTTTGAAAATCCCTTATGGAGAGTATATAGCAGCAGGTATATTTATAATAGCTGCTCTTACTGACAGTCTTGATGGTTATATAGCAAGGAGTAGAAATCAAATCACTAAATTTGGTAAATTCATGGATCCTTTGGCAGACAAATTATTGGTTTCTGCTGCATTGGTTTCATTAATAGAAATGGATAAGTTATCATCATGGATAGTATTTGTAATAATAGCAAGGGAATTTGCAATAACTGGGTTAAGAGTGTTAGCTGCATCAGAAGGAATAACTATCGCTGCTAGCTGGTGGGGAAAGATAAAAACTATAACTCAAATAGTTGCTATAGTAGCTTTATTATTAAATAATTTTCCTTTTAGTTTATTAAATTTTCCATTTGATCAAATAGCGGTTTTACTAGCTGTTATATTTACTATTCTATCAGGGATGGATTATTTATATAAGAATAGAAAAGTTTTTCATTCTAGTTCAAAATAA
- the rimO gene encoding 30S ribosomal protein S12 methylthiotransferase RimO produces MKDRIYMVSLGCSKNLIDSEIMAGLIENANLNLVNDIDDAEIIIVNTCSFINDAKEESINTILECAMLKKEYNCKYLIVTGCLSERYKSELMNEIPEIDALIGTGNIDEIVEVINKLKNKQKIIRVGNINNTFSNINNTVRVQSTPPHMAYVKIAEGCDNFCTYCIIPKLRGKFRSRAMESILEEVNYLVKNGVREIILIAQDTSKYGLDLYGEFKLPELLDKLNDIKNLKWIRVLYIYPETFNQKLIDSIKKNDKVLKYVDIPIQHINNHILKMMNRKATKEEIESIINKLRNEIPDIIIRTTLIVGFPGEDKNHFEELYQFVKKVKFDRLGVFSYSQEEDTAAASLPNQVDDSIKKQRSDKIMSLQRDISYDLNEKKVGKIYDVIIEEKVDENLFFGRTYMDSPEIDCGVYINSKNELEIGDFFRVKITEFLEYDLRGELADESSE; encoded by the coding sequence GTGAAAGATAGAATATATATGGTTTCTTTAGGATGTTCTAAAAATTTAATTGACTCTGAAATAATGGCAGGATTAATAGAAAATGCTAATTTGAATTTGGTAAATGATATTGATGATGCTGAAATTATAATTGTAAATACATGTAGTTTTATTAATGATGCTAAGGAAGAATCTATAAATACAATATTAGAGTGTGCAATGCTTAAAAAAGAGTATAATTGTAAGTACTTAATAGTTACAGGATGTTTAAGTGAAAGATATAAATCTGAACTAATGAATGAAATCCCTGAGATAGATGCTTTAATAGGGACGGGGAATATAGATGAGATAGTAGAAGTTATAAATAAACTAAAGAATAAACAAAAAATAATTAGAGTAGGTAATATTAACAATACATTTTCTAATATTAATAATACTGTGAGAGTTCAATCTACTCCCCCTCATATGGCATATGTAAAAATAGCAGAGGGATGTGATAATTTCTGTACTTATTGCATTATACCTAAGCTTAGAGGAAAATTTAGAAGTCGTGCTATGGAATCAATTTTGGAGGAAGTAAATTATTTAGTCAAAAATGGAGTAAGAGAGATTATATTGATTGCTCAAGACACATCAAAATATGGTTTAGACTTATATGGCGAATTTAAACTTCCAGAGTTATTAGATAAGTTAAATGATATTAAAAATTTAAAATGGATTAGAGTATTGTATATTTATCCTGAGACTTTTAATCAAAAGCTTATAGATAGTATTAAAAAAAATGATAAAGTATTAAAGTATGTAGACATACCTATACAGCATATAAATAATCATATATTAAAGATGATGAATAGAAAAGCTACGAAAGAAGAAATAGAATCAATTATCAATAAACTAAGAAACGAAATTCCAGATATAATAATAAGAACTACTTTAATAGTAGGATTTCCTGGTGAGGATAAAAATCATTTTGAAGAATTATATCAATTTGTAAAAAAAGTTAAATTTGATAGATTGGGGGTATTTTCTTATTCTCAAGAAGAGGACACTGCAGCTGCCTCTTTGCCTAATCAGGTTGATGATTCTATTAAAAAACAGAGAAGCGACAAAATAATGTCATTGCAAAGGGACATATCATATGATTTAAATGAAAAGAAAGTTGGTAAAATATATGATGTAATAATTGAAGAAAAAGTTGATGAAAATCTTTTCTTTGGAAGGACTTATATGGATAGCCCAGAAATAGATTGTGGAGTCTATATAAATAGTAAAAATGAATTGGAGATAGGTGATTTTTTTCGAGTGAAGATTACTGAGTTTTTAGAATATGATTTAAGGGGAGAATTGGCTGATGAATCTAGCGAATAA